The Sporocytophaga myxococcoides genome contains the following window.
AGTAATAGGCGGACTTATATCAGCTACCTTGTTGACTCTTTTGGTATTGCCTGTGCTATATATTTATTTTATGAAAGAGAAGAAAAAAGATGATTCCGGAAGCTCTTCAAATTCTTATATATCTATATTCTTTCTACTGATTTTAGGAAGTTTTTTTTACGGGGAGTCATCTTCAGCTCAGAACATTCCCCAGCCGCTCTCAATTGAACAGGCTATAGATTTTGCTTTACGCAATAATGCAAGTGTTCAGTCAATGGATTATGAATTACAGTCTCTAAATGCAATCAAAAGGACTTCATTCGATCTGTCCAGAACCAATATGACTTTTCAATATGGGCAATACAACAGTATTTTCCTGGATAATAGTTTTAATTTTGTTCAGGATTTTAGCCTCCCTCAGGTTTATATCAATCAAGCTAAAGTTAACCAGGCAAATCTGGAAATAGGAGAGAAAAGGATGGCCATTACTCAAAATGACCTTATAAAAAATGTAAAAAGTAGTTATTATCAACTCCTGTATCTTCAGTCAAAAAGAAAGTTTCTTTTTTATGAAGATAGCCTTTTCGCAAAGTTTGCAGAAGCCACCAGTTTGAAGTTTAAAACAGGTGAATCCAATTACCTCGAACAGGTGACTGCTCAGACCCAATTAATGGAAGTGAGAAATTTACTTTCAGTTCTGGAGGCCGATATTATTATAGCTGAAAAGCAATTACAGGTATTGCTTAATACAAGAGAGAAAATAGTAGTTTCTGATATTCCACTTAGTAAGCTTGATTTTCCTTTAATAAGTGATTCAATAAACATTACTGGAAACCCCTATCTTGGCTATGCTCAAAAACAAATTATTGAAGGGAGACGAAGAGTTAGTCTGGAGAGATCAAGATTGTTACCCTATTTTGCAATTGGCTATCTTAATCAATCATTAAAAGGACCGGGATCTAATAAAGAAGGTAAGGAAGTTTATTATCCCATAAGTCATAGGTTTCAAACAGTACAGGTAAGTCTTATTTTTCCGCTATGGTATCGTCCTTATAGGGCCAGGATACAGGCATCGCAATTATATGAAAAAGCACTTGAAAGTAATTTCTCATTTGTCCATAAAAATATTGAAGGGGAGATGTCTATTCAGTTACAACAGATCACTAAATTTCAGAAAAGCCTTCTTTATTATGAGAGAAATGCTTTACCTAATTCAGATTTGATCATAAATAATGGAAACATAGCTTATAGATCTGGAGAGATTAGCTACCTGGAGTATCTTCAAAGTTTAACCAGGGCATTGATAGTTAAGGCGTCTTATCTTGATTATATAAATTACTATAACCAATCCATTATTATTGCTCAATATCTAATTGGAGAAAAATAACTTATGAAAGCCTGCCCTATTTTCATTTACTTTATATTACTACCCTTTCTTATAAATAGCTGTAATTCGGCTGATACTAAGAAAATGGATAAAAATGAAGATTCAGCAGTGAATGATTCCATTGACCAGTCAAAGATTGTTGAATTAAGCCAGTTGCAATATCAAACGATTAAAGTCACACTTGGCAATATGGTAAAAAAAGATCTTAAAAGTGTGGTTAAGGCAAATGGATACCTAAAACTTCCTCCCCAAAGATTTGCATCTGTTTCTACCTTTATGGGAGGTGTAGTGAAAAATATTTATGTAATAGAAGGAAAGTATGTAAAAAAAGATCAAGTGCTTGCAACTATTGAGCATCCTGATTTCACCAGAATTCAGGAAGAATACCTGAAAACCAAAGACAATTTAAAATTCATTCAAAAGGATTATGAGCGGCAAAAAATACTTTATAATAATAATATAGCTTCAGGTAAAGTGTTTCAGCAGACTGAGGCAAATTACGAATCACAATTAAGCAAACTAGCTTCATTAACAGATCAACTAAAAAAACTTTCTATTTCTTTGGATGATCTTGAAAAAAAGAAGATTGTATCACAGATCCCAATTAAGGCTCCATTCAGCGGTTATATAAACAAGGTCAATATTACAATCGGAAGTTTTGCAGAACCTGTAAAAACAATTTTTGAATTGGTAGATAATAGTCATATTCATGCAGAACTGATGGTATATGAGCAAGATTGGTATAAGGTAAAGACTGGTCAGAAGATAGCGTTTTATTTACCTAATGAAAAAGATTTAGAAATTATGGGAGAAATATTTGCAGTTGGGAAATCATTTGATCCGATAACCAGAGCTTTAGGAGTTCATGCTGAGATTGTAAATAACGAAAAGATCGGACTAGTGCCGGGAGTTTATGTAAATGGACTTATTGATGTAGGAAGAACGAGGGTTAATGCATTGCCAGTTCAATCCGTTGTTGAGTCAGGGGATAAAAAATATGTCTTTGTTTTTAAAAAGAAACAAATGCGAAATAATGAAATTATTTATATATATGAAATGAAAGAAGTTGAAACTGGTGTAACAGAATTAGAATTTATAGAGGTCACTCCTTTAGAGGATATCAGTAATTCTGATAATATTGTAATAAATGGTGCATATTATTTATTATCACAATTAAAAAATACAGGAGAAGAATGACGCCATAAATTCTACTTCCTTAATTCCCTATTTAAAATTGGAGAGGACTTCATTAATAATTTAATCTGGAGTACAGGAGTTGTCATGATTTAATAATTGATTTTGACCTTCGTTAAGAATCATTATTAAGAAATTTTAAAAAATCATTCTTTAAATCTTTAAATGATAATATGAATTGCTCTAATTCATGTTCAATTTCTGAGTATTCATCAGACGCCTCATAACTGATTCTTCTGGTATGCACTTGTCCTGAATAGACAGCTTCATTTTCGTTGGCTTTAATCCTAAGTAATAAATGTTCAATTTCTTTTCTTTTAAGATGAATTTTCTCATATAGTGAATTTAAATCATCTTCTTTATTCTTATCAATCTTGTTTATTTTAATTTCATCTAACTTGTTTTGATAAATGGTTAGTTCATCGAGATTTAGATTTAACTGGCTTGTCCATTCCCCATTTTGAGCATGGACAATCTCTATTCTTTGCTTATAAAATGTAGGTCTATCCATATGAAATTTAACAGAGTAGATAGGGGAATCGTTCTAAATTTTTCAAAATGGAATCGAAGAATTTTATATAATAAATTTCTCGAAATATGATCTTCAGGAGGAGCAGACGAAAAATAGAAGAGTGCCATTGTTTTTCATACCTTAATTAATTTTGATCAGATCCTTGAATATAAATTATAGTAGGATAAATGAAAAAAATCTAATAATTATAAAGTTGTAATTTTTAATTTTAAAAGGGTGTAGGTTTGGTTTAGCCTTTTATAACACTTAAATGAAGTTGATTTAAAAATATTGATTTTGAAATTGATACTATCAGAATCTTTGAGGAAATGACAAAATAGGAACTGTAGTATGTAAACATAAGTTTTTTGTGATTTTCTTGCTGAATAACCTATCCCATAAACTTCTTTCTTTACCCAACGTGACAACTAGATCTGGTTGACTATTGCATATGTAGTTTTCAATTGAGCTCAGTATATTTTCTGACCGTTCAGTTACAAATTCAATTCGGGGATATGATGTAATCTTTTTTATACTTTCTTTTAATTTTAACAACTTTCTCTTTGTTTGGCTCAGCTCATGCTCTGATGCAAAATAGAACACAATTTCACTTTCATGTATTCTTGATAATTTAAGGCACTGTTCAATAGCCTTAAGCTCCGGCTCTTCCATCTCTGTCAAACAAAGTATTTTAGATATTCCTTTATTATGGCTTATTAAAGGAATTGCAAAAACCGGACAGTTAGCTGTAATAAGAATATCACTGATATAACTGCCAAATACGGTAGGCTCTGAGCCAGATTTACCTTTTGCTCCCATTACAATATAATCAACAGCCTCTGCTTCAATTATGTCATTTATTTTATTAAGAACATTCTCCTCTTTAGCTAATATAGTTTTAACAGAAATATTGGGGTTATGTCGTTTGGCATAATCAAATTCTTTTCTGAGTTTTTCATCTTCAGCTTCAAGGGAACTATTTTTTGTGGAGTTTAATGAATGAAATATAATTATATCAAGTGTATAATAATCAGAGAAGTCAAGGGCAAACTTCATAGCGTTTCTTGCATACTCTGAAAAGTCAGTGGCAATTAAAATCTTTAATTTGTCCATACAATCGATTGATATAATAATTTTCTATATAGGAAGTAATTATTGTTTGTAATAAATGTTTAAATGTCCTTTTAACTTTGTCCATTCATGTGATAACGGTGCGGTTTTTTAATTTGATAACGAGTTAAAAAATATTATCGTTCTGTAATTGGGATGGGGTGTAAAAGAAGGCTTTACAAGGACTAGTCTTACTTCGGTTTCTTTTTCCTGGAAGCTGAAATCAGATAAAAATGCCCGTTTCCCAATCTGGTAGTGATAAATTTATTGATGTTATCAGAATACATTACACATTTCCCCCTCTTTCCTTTCGGCTTCACCCTTCATTTGGTCCGTTCCAAGGTAATATTCTCTCATTTATCCATTCAAAATCAGCGTGGATTCCTGAAAATCCCTTACAATTGCTGAGATTGAACAGTTGGATGCGATCAAAAAATCTTCCTGTTTGTCTCCCTGCATTGCATTCCACTTCATCCTCCATTTTGTCCGTTTCGCCACAATATCCATTCCGCTGTTCTTCATCATAGCTTAGATTTGTACAAAAAAAGGATTAATAGGGCACATTGTTTTACCAGCTAAAACTACAGTTACCATAAATCAGCAATTCATATTGCAATAAGCTAACGAACTAATATCACCACAAAAAATTTCAAAAAATCCACTAAGATGACAAAGAAAATTTCCATAGCGGTACTGCTCTTGCTAACAACCAGTTTTGCCTGGGCGCAGACCGAGCTATCGCTGAAAGATGCGGTGAATTATGCCTTGGAGTATAAATCAGAAGCTGTCAAATCGAAGCTGGATATTCAGAACAGCTCCTATTTGATTGATGAGGCCAGAGCTAACGCCTTGCCTCAGATTAATGCCAATGGCGGACTCACATATAACCCTATATTGCAACAGACAGCCCTTAGTATGGGAGGAGAGACTATGGTAATAAAAATGGGTCGACCCTGGCAGTCAACCGCTGCTTTACAGCTCAATCAGCAACTGTTTAATATGTCTGTTTTTCAGGGACTAAAAGCGGCCAAATCTACCCGGGAGTTTTATCAGATCAATGCAGAACTTACAGATGAACAAATTGTAGAGAAAGTTGCAAATAGCTATTATGAGGTTTTTAAAACCCGGTCTCAGATCAAAACCATTGATCAAACGATTCAAAACACCACACGTGTAAGAGATGTAATCGAAAGTCTGACGAAAAGCGGATTAGCAAAAAAAATAGATCTTGATCGTATTAACGTATCCTTAAATAACCTGAAAAGTGGCAGATTGCAACTTCAAAATGCGGTAAAGCTACAGGAAAACTCTTTGAAGTTTCTGATTGGTATGGATATTAGTACGGATATAAACCTGTCCGAAAATGATTTCAACGCACCTAAAATGCTTTATTCAAAAGAAGATTTGACTGTTAATAAAAGGACAGAGATCAAACTTCTGGAAAAACAAGGTGATCTGCTTCGGTTAAATAAAAAAGTTACTCAAGCGAGAAGTTATCCTACTCTCAGCTTATCAGCGAATTATGGCTATTTCGGTCTGGGATCAAACTTTCCTTATTTCGCAGGAAACGATCCTAATGTGTATTGGTCTAAATTTTCATCTGTTGGTCTTAATTTGAGCATTCCGATATTCAACGGTTTCTCAAATCGCTCCAAAGTACAACAGGCCGAGATAGAAATTAAAAAGTTCGAAGCGGATCTGAAGGATACTAAACTGGCATTAAGTCTGGCCATAGAAAATGCCTTCACACAGATCAATAACGCTCAGATTGCACTCGACAATCAAGAGTCCAATCTGTCTCTGGCCAAACAGGTGCTGGAGAATATTGAAAACAATTACAAAAACGGGCTTGCATCGCTCACCGACCTTTTAGATGCTGAAACTTCCTATTCCGACGCTCAAAACAACTACACCAATGCCATAATGGATTATAAGCTGGCGGAAATACAACTTATAAAAGCGAGAGGGGAATTAAAATCATATTACACTACAGAATAAACAGAACACTATAATGAAAAGAATTATCATTTCAGGTCTTATCATACTGGCAGCTATTGGAGGAATTGCCTATGTGCTTCGCAGCAATAAAGCAAAAAACGAAGCACAGACTGCTATTGTAGCTCAGAAAAACGCTTCTGTAGCCGTACGCGCAGAGGTAGCTGATTACAAACAGATGAATATGCAGTATGCCGCCAATGGTACTTTTTCCGCAAAACAGGAAGTTATGATTTCTTCAGAAGTCTCTGGAAAAATAACTAATGTATTGGTAAGGGAAGGTGCATTTGTTAGAGCAGGTCAGGTATTAGCTGTCATAAGGGGAGATAAACTGAATGTAACCCTGTCAAACGCGCAGGCCGTGTATGAAAACGCTAAGAATGAAGTTGAGCGTTTTGAAAGCGCTTACGCTACTGGTGGTGTAACCAAACAGCAGCTGGATCAGATAAAGCTTCAATTAGAAAATGCCAGAAATAATCTGCAAAACGCTCGTCTTACCGCTTCTGACGTTAATGTAAAAGCGTCTTTTGCCGGTGTTGTAAACAAGCGCTCTATCGAAGCTGGCTCTTATGTTTCTCCGGGACAACAGATGTTTGAGATTGTCAATGTTTCCTCTCTGAAGCAGAAAGTTTATGTAGATGAAAAGAATATTTCTTCTATCAAGCTAGGTCAGCAGGTGAAGGTAGAAACACCGGTTTTGCCAGGAAAGACATGGACCGGAGTCGTTTCCTTTATTGCTCCAAAGGCAGATGGAAGTCTTAACTTTCCTGTAGAAATAGAAATCAAAAACAATCCCAACAATGAGCTTAAAGCCGGAATGTACGGAACCACACGCTTTGGAAGTGACCAGACTGGCGATGTGCTGGTAGTTCCAAGGAACGCTTTTGTGGGCAATATCAGCTCTAATCAAGTCTTCGTAATACAAGACGGAAAAGCGATCCTGACTCAGGTTGTTTCAGGCAGAAATTTTGGAGACTACATTGAGATTCTTTCTGGTGTCAGCAAAGGCCAGAAGGTAGTGGTATCAGGGCAAATCAACCTGCTTGACCAGACCCTTGTTGAAGTAATCAACTAATTCACGGACATATGAAATTAGCAGAAGTATCCATCAAACGTCCCAGTATCATAATAGTATTGTTTACTATTCTTACGCTGGGCGGTATCTTTTCATATTCACAACTGGGTTATGAATTAGTACCAAAATTTGAAACGAACGTAATCACCATTCAGACGATTTACCCTGGTGCGGCACCTTCTGAAGTGGAAAACTCGGTCACTAAAAAGATTGAAGATGCAGTGTCATCACTGGAGAACGTTAAAAAGATCGAATCTAAATCGTTTGAAAGTGTATCTGTGGTGATGATCACGCTCAACAGTAATGCGGACGTCAACTTCCTGCTTACAGATGCTCAGCGTAAGATCAATGCAGTGGTCAAAGATTTGCCGGACGATGCAGAAACGCCGTCTCTAAATAAGTTTTCGCTGGATGATATTCCCATTATCAAGCTTTCAGCAACTTCCAAACTTTCCGAGAAAGAATTGTATGATCTGTTGGATCAGAAAATTCAACCTGTATTTGCCCGTGTAGATGGAGTTGCTAAAGTAGATATGATTGGTGGAGAAGCTCGTGAGATTCAAGTAAGTGTTAATCCTGAAAAACTACAGGGGTATGGATTGTCAATCGGACAGATTGAACAGATCATAGCCATGTCCAACATGGATTTTCCTACCGGAAACGTAAAAACGCGTGACAACCAAACTACCATCAGGCTATCAGGAAAATTCAAGTCGCTCGATGAATTGCGCGAGCTTCCTGTTATGACGCCGGCAGGTATTTTAATACGCTTAAGAGATGTGGCGGATGTGCAGGACGGTATAGAAGACCCTGAAAAGATTTCCCGAATCAATCAGAAGAACACGATCTTATTACAGGTTTATAAGCAATCAGATGCCAATGCCGTAGCTGTTTCAGAGAAAGTAAAACGTGCCATTCAAACCATCGAGAAGGATTACAAAGCTCAGGGCCTTGGTATTGAGATAGCAAGTGATAATTCTGATTATACTCTTAAGGCAGCCAACAATGTGATCTTTGATCTTGTGCTGGCTATTGTACTGGTTGGTGCAATTATGCTGCTTTTCCTTCATAGTATACGAAATGCAGCATTCACCATGGTTGCTATTCCATTGTCATTGATTGCAACATTCATAGGTTTGATGCTTATGGGATATACCCTCAACCTGATGTCTCTGCTTGCATTATCTCTGGTGGTGGGTATTCTTGTGGATGATGCTATCGTTGTTATTGAAAACATCCACCGCCATATGGAGATGGGTAAGAATAAGGTAAGGGCTGCATATGACGGAGCAAGGGAAATTGGCTTTACTGTTACCGCAATTACCCTGGTAATTGTTGTTGTTTTCCTTCCAATATCCTTGTCGACAGGACTCGTTGCCAACATTTTGCGTCAATTTACTGTGACTGTGATGATCGCTACGTTGCTGTCCCTTCTCGTTTCATTTACGGTAGTTCCATGGTTGTATTCCCGCTTTGGAAAACTTGAGCATATCAACGGTAGTTCGCTTTTTGGCAGATTTTTAAATGCCTTTGAAAGTAGTCTGGACAGGTTGACTTCCGGAATCGGTTCCATCCTGAAATGGTCATTGAGGAGCAGAATAAACAAGTTAGTTACTTTGGCAATCTCAGTTGTAATGTTTTTCGCCTCTCTGATGCTTGTAGGAAAAGGATATATCGGATCTGACTTCTTCCCTGGCAACGATAAAGGTGAGTTTTATCTGCAAATCGAAATGAACAAAGACGCTTCGATTGAGCAGACCAACTTTATGACTCAGAAGGCAGAAGCCTATTTGTCTCAAAAGCAGGAAGTAGATAGGATGATTACCACAGTGGGACAAGCCTCCGACGGAATGATGTCTACCTCCGGAACCAAATACAAATCTGAGATTCATATTTTCGTAAATAAGGAACACACTAAACTAGAACCTACCAAAGTGTTTTCTGCTAAACTTAAAAGGGAGATGGAAGGAGTACTTGTTGGAGCAAAAGTTAAAACCGTAAATATAGGTATTATGGGAGCTGAGAATGCACCATTGAAGCTGACTATTATTGGTTCAACCCAGGAAGATGCGATGGAATTTGCTAATCAGGCAGCGAATCTGTTACGCAACATTCCAGGATCTTCTCAAGTCAAGCTGACTTCGGAAGATGGTAACCCTGAAATCAATGTAAAGGTAGACAGAGACAAAATGAATTCGCTGGGATTAAATGTGGCTTCAGTGGGTATGGCAATGCGTACTGCATTCTCTGGAAACACCGATACCAAATTCAGAGCAGGAGACAAAGAATATGACATCAATATCAGATATGATGAAATGGGCAGGGCCTCTATCAATGATGTTAAAGATTTAAAATTCATTAATTCTCATGGACAGGTTATTAAGTTAGAGCAATTCGCAGATGTAAGTTTTGGCTCCGGACCAACACTTCTTGAAAGAAGAGATAAGTCGCCATCTGTGTCTGTAGAAGCACAGGTAGTAGGAAAACCTGCTGGTACTATAGCTCAGGAATGGGAGGCAGAGTTCACTAAACTGAACTTTAAGCCGGGAGTTTCATACAAATGGGGTGGTAATATGGAAAACCAGTCAGAAGGTTTCGGATCCCTGGGAATTGCCCTGCTAGCGTCTATTCTGTTGGTTTACCTGGTAATGGTGGCGCTGTATGACAACTTTGTTACACCTTTTGTGGTTCTGTTCTCTATTCCGTTGTCATTCATCGGAGCGCTGTTGTTCCTTGCATTGTTCAATCAAACACTGAACATCTTTACTATCCTGGGGATAATTATGCTGATCGGTCTGGTAGCGAAAAACGCTATCATGCTAGTTGACTTTGCCAACCATCGCAAGGCTGAAGGGTTCTCCACTTATGAGGCCCTTGTATCAGCAAATCATGCGCGATTCAGACCAATTCTTATGACTACTATTGCCATGGTAATAGGTATGGTGCCTATCGCTATTGCACAAGGTGATGGTGCGGATATGAACAGAGGTTTGGCAATTGTGATCATAGGAGGACTGTTATCTTCATTATTCCTAACCTTGGTAATAGTTCCTGTCGTATACTCAATATTCGATAGTTTGGGAAAACGGTTCGGCAAAGGTGAAAAACCGAATTATGCGGCCCTTATGAACGAAGAAGAAAATGAACTTATTCCTGAACTCGCTGAAGAGCATCATTAGAATAAAATAGTTCATTAAAAAATTAAGATATTCTGTCT
Protein-coding sequences here:
- a CDS encoding efflux RND transporter periplasmic adaptor subunit, coding for MDKNEDSAVNDSIDQSKIVELSQLQYQTIKVTLGNMVKKDLKSVVKANGYLKLPPQRFASVSTFMGGVVKNIYVIEGKYVKKDQVLATIEHPDFTRIQEEYLKTKDNLKFIQKDYERQKILYNNNIASGKVFQQTEANYESQLSKLASLTDQLKKLSISLDDLEKKKIVSQIPIKAPFSGYINKVNITIGSFAEPVKTIFELVDNSHIHAELMVYEQDWYKVKTGQKIAFYLPNEKDLEIMGEIFAVGKSFDPITRALGVHAEIVNNEKIGLVPGVYVNGLIDVGRTRVNALPVQSVVESGDKKYVFVFKKKQMRNNEIIYIYEMKEVETGVTELEFIEVTPLEDISNSDNIVINGAYYLLSQLKNTGEE
- a CDS encoding universal stress protein yields the protein MDKLKILIATDFSEYARNAMKFALDFSDYYTLDIIIFHSLNSTKNSSLEAEDEKLRKEFDYAKRHNPNISVKTILAKEENVLNKINDIIEAEAVDYIVMGAKGKSGSEPTVFGSYISDILITANCPVFAIPLISHNKGISKILCLTEMEEPELKAIEQCLKLSRIHESEIVFYFASEHELSQTKRKLLKLKESIKKITSYPRIEFVTERSENILSSIENYICNSQPDLVVTLGKERSLWDRLFSKKITKNLCLHTTVPILSFPQRF
- a CDS encoding TolC family protein yields the protein MTKKISIAVLLLLTTSFAWAQTELSLKDAVNYALEYKSEAVKSKLDIQNSSYLIDEARANALPQINANGGLTYNPILQQTALSMGGETMVIKMGRPWQSTAALQLNQQLFNMSVFQGLKAAKSTREFYQINAELTDEQIVEKVANSYYEVFKTRSQIKTIDQTIQNTTRVRDVIESLTKSGLAKKIDLDRINVSLNNLKSGRLQLQNAVKLQENSLKFLIGMDISTDINLSENDFNAPKMLYSKEDLTVNKRTEIKLLEKQGDLLRLNKKVTQARSYPTLSLSANYGYFGLGSNFPYFAGNDPNVYWSKFSSVGLNLSIPIFNGFSNRSKVQQAEIEIKKFEADLKDTKLALSLAIENAFTQINNAQIALDNQESNLSLAKQVLENIENNYKNGLASLTDLLDAETSYSDAQNNYTNAIMDYKLAEIQLIKARGELKSYYTTE
- a CDS encoding efflux RND transporter periplasmic adaptor subunit — translated: MKRIIISGLIILAAIGGIAYVLRSNKAKNEAQTAIVAQKNASVAVRAEVADYKQMNMQYAANGTFSAKQEVMISSEVSGKITNVLVREGAFVRAGQVLAVIRGDKLNVTLSNAQAVYENAKNEVERFESAYATGGVTKQQLDQIKLQLENARNNLQNARLTASDVNVKASFAGVVNKRSIEAGSYVSPGQQMFEIVNVSSLKQKVYVDEKNISSIKLGQQVKVETPVLPGKTWTGVVSFIAPKADGSLNFPVEIEIKNNPNNELKAGMYGTTRFGSDQTGDVLVVPRNAFVGNISSNQVFVIQDGKAILTQVVSGRNFGDYIEILSGVSKGQKVVVSGQINLLDQTLVEVIN
- a CDS encoding efflux RND transporter permease subunit, giving the protein MKLAEVSIKRPSIIIVLFTILTLGGIFSYSQLGYELVPKFETNVITIQTIYPGAAPSEVENSVTKKIEDAVSSLENVKKIESKSFESVSVVMITLNSNADVNFLLTDAQRKINAVVKDLPDDAETPSLNKFSLDDIPIIKLSATSKLSEKELYDLLDQKIQPVFARVDGVAKVDMIGGEAREIQVSVNPEKLQGYGLSIGQIEQIIAMSNMDFPTGNVKTRDNQTTIRLSGKFKSLDELRELPVMTPAGILIRLRDVADVQDGIEDPEKISRINQKNTILLQVYKQSDANAVAVSEKVKRAIQTIEKDYKAQGLGIEIASDNSDYTLKAANNVIFDLVLAIVLVGAIMLLFLHSIRNAAFTMVAIPLSLIATFIGLMLMGYTLNLMSLLALSLVVGILVDDAIVVIENIHRHMEMGKNKVRAAYDGAREIGFTVTAITLVIVVVFLPISLSTGLVANILRQFTVTVMIATLLSLLVSFTVVPWLYSRFGKLEHINGSSLFGRFLNAFESSLDRLTSGIGSILKWSLRSRINKLVTLAISVVMFFASLMLVGKGYIGSDFFPGNDKGEFYLQIEMNKDASIEQTNFMTQKAEAYLSQKQEVDRMITTVGQASDGMMSTSGTKYKSEIHIFVNKEHTKLEPTKVFSAKLKREMEGVLVGAKVKTVNIGIMGAENAPLKLTIIGSTQEDAMEFANQAANLLRNIPGSSQVKLTSEDGNPEINVKVDRDKMNSLGLNVASVGMAMRTAFSGNTDTKFRAGDKEYDINIRYDEMGRASINDVKDLKFINSHGQVIKLEQFADVSFGSGPTLLERRDKSPSVSVEAQVVGKPAGTIAQEWEAEFTKLNFKPGVSYKWGGNMENQSEGFGSLGIALLASILLVYLVMVALYDNFVTPFVVLFSIPLSFIGALLFLALFNQTLNIFTILGIIMLIGLVAKNAIMLVDFANHRKAEGFSTYEALVSANHARFRPILMTTIAMVIGMVPIAIAQGDGADMNRGLAIVIIGGLLSSLFLTLVIVPVVYSIFDSLGKRFGKGEKPNYAALMNEEENELIPELAEEHH